The following nucleotide sequence is from Alkalihalobacillus sp. LMS39.
ATGTCTACATGCATGCGAAGGCTTTTTATGTTTATTGGTATGAAACAGAATCTACAGGAGGTGTCATAATGAGCAGCATTATCGAAAAGAAACAACTGGTTGTAAGTGATATTGCTACGAAGCTTCGTGAGAGTAAATCAACGGTATTAGTTGATTATCGTGGACTTACGGTTGGTGAAGTAACTGAACTTCGTAAAGAACTTCGTGAAGCTGGTGTTGAGTTTAAAGTATACAAAAATACATTAGCTCGCCGTGCTGCAGATGAAGCTGAGCTTTCTGGATTAAACGAGCAATTGGTTGGACCAACTGCCATCGCGTTTAGTGCAGACGATGTAATTGCTCCAGCTAAAATTCTACACGGATTTGCGAAAAAACATGAAGCTTTAGAAATTAAAGCAGGTGTAATCGAAGGAAACATCGCAACTGTTGACCAAGTGAAAGCATTAGCTGAGCTTCC
It contains:
- the rplJ gene encoding 50S ribosomal protein L10 gives rise to the protein MSSIIEKKQLVVSDIATKLRESKSTVLVDYRGLTVGEVTELRKELREAGVEFKVYKNTLARRAADEAELSGLNEQLVGPTAIAFSADDVIAPAKILHGFAKKHEALEIKAGVIEGNIATVDQVKALAELPSREGLLSMLLSVLQAPMRNFALATKAVADQKEEQGA